From a region of the Methylomonas rapida genome:
- the lipB gene encoding lipoyl(octanoyl) transferase LipB: MRGQTVIRQLGLRDYRTVWQQMRQFNAERGADKADEIWVTEHQPVYTLGLNGKHEHLLHGGDIPLVETDRGGQITYHGPGQLVVYALLDLRRLAMGPRQAVSLLENAMIAALSQYGIGAEARADAPGVYVDGKKIGALGLRIKQGCSYHGLSLNNDMDLSPFYNINPCGYAGLQVTQLADFGVKIRLHELAVPVVHHIIKAIES; encoded by the coding sequence GTGCGCGGGCAAACCGTTATACGGCAACTGGGACTGCGGGACTATCGGACCGTTTGGCAGCAGATGCGGCAATTCAACGCCGAACGTGGCGCGGATAAAGCGGATGAAATCTGGGTTACCGAACATCAGCCCGTCTACACTTTGGGCTTGAACGGCAAGCACGAGCATCTGTTACACGGCGGCGACATTCCCTTGGTGGAAACCGACAGGGGGGGGCAGATAACCTATCATGGCCCCGGGCAATTGGTTGTTTATGCACTGCTGGATTTGCGTCGATTGGCGATGGGGCCCAGGCAAGCGGTGTCGTTGCTGGAAAATGCGATGATAGCGGCGCTGAGCCAATATGGTATCGGGGCCGAAGCCAGGGCCGATGCGCCGGGGGTCTACGTCGATGGCAAAAAGATTGGCGCCCTGGGGCTCAGAATCAAACAGGGCTGCAGTTACCATGGCCTGAGCCTGAACAACGATATGGATTTATCGCCCTTTTACAATATCAATCCCTGCGGTTATGCCGGCTTGCAAGTCACCCAGCTGGCTGACTTCGGAGTGAAAATCAGGCTTCACGAACTGGCAGTGCCGGTTGTTCATCACATTATCAAGGCGATCGAATCATGA
- the dusB gene encoding tRNA dihydrouridine synthase DusB, whose protein sequence is MQIGPYLIPSNIILAPMAGVTDNPFRRLCAQFGAGLTVSEMVISHDHLQHHPRTLKKSDFSGEIGLRAVQILGTNPEQMATAARLNQDRGAQIIDINMGCPAKKVCSVAAGSALMKDENLAARILSAVVAAVEVPVTLKIRTGWDAAHRNAVKIARIAENCGIQALTIHGRTRACKFNGHAEYDTIKQVKDSIKIPVIANGDIDSAEKARHVLNYTGADGVMIGRAAQGKPWIFQELHSKLSTGRESSMSLSDMQAVINRHLEHLYSFYGSTSGVRIARKHIGWYFDQLGTLSAEQKQQINQAQQPAQQLARVNASFNLITPRVA, encoded by the coding sequence ATGCAAATTGGCCCGTACCTTATCCCCAGCAACATCATTCTAGCTCCAATGGCCGGTGTCACCGACAATCCGTTCCGCCGCCTGTGCGCGCAATTCGGAGCCGGACTGACCGTGTCGGAAATGGTGATTTCGCATGATCATTTGCAACACCATCCGCGCACCTTGAAAAAATCCGACTTCAGCGGTGAAATCGGTTTGCGCGCGGTGCAAATTTTAGGCACCAACCCAGAACAAATGGCCACCGCCGCCCGCTTGAATCAAGATCGCGGCGCGCAGATCATCGACATCAACATGGGCTGCCCCGCCAAAAAGGTTTGCTCGGTGGCAGCCGGTTCGGCCTTAATGAAGGACGAAAACCTGGCCGCACGCATTTTGAGCGCCGTGGTCGCTGCCGTCGAAGTGCCGGTAACCTTGAAAATCCGCACCGGCTGGGACGCGGCTCATCGCAATGCGGTCAAAATCGCCCGGATCGCCGAAAATTGCGGCATCCAAGCATTGACCATCCATGGCCGCACACGGGCCTGTAAATTCAATGGCCATGCCGAATACGACACCATCAAACAAGTGAAAGATAGCATCAAGATTCCCGTGATTGCCAATGGCGACATCGATAGCGCGGAAAAAGCCCGTCATGTGCTGAATTACACCGGCGCCGATGGGGTCATGATAGGTCGCGCGGCCCAAGGCAAACCCTGGATTTTCCAGGAACTGCACAGCAAACTGTCGACGGGCCGGGAATCTTCAATGTCGTTGTCCGACATGCAAGCCGTGATCAACCGGCACCTGGAGCATTTATACAGTTTTTACGGCTCTACCAGTGGTGTTAGAATTGCTCGCAAGCACATCGGCTGGTATTTCGACCAACTCGGCACTTTGTCCGCCGAACAAAAACAACAAATCAATCAGGCACAGCAACCCGCGCAACAACTTGCGCGGGTCAACGCCTCGTTTAACCTCATCACGCCACGAGTTGCCTAG
- a CDS encoding NAD-dependent epimerase/dehydratase family protein: MSKVVLVTGATGFIGTRLCQALRARGFIVKTLSRVAVNAQAGEFQMDLANDECPVGLFDGVDTVFHLAGIAHAVAEKREDEILYRQVNADGTRKLLEAAKLAGVKRFVFFSSVKAVGESGLQPMDESVAAPADTGYGQSKFAAEQLVLQGGYVPQPVVIRPSMVYGNTDKGNLSRMIMAVRRGLFPPLPEFHNRRSMVHVDDLVRAAVLAAENAKASGQIYIVTDGQAYSTRQIHDSIRSALGKPPIGWTVPCGLLTVLAKTGDIIGRVIGRRFFFDSAALRKLTGSAWYSSAKIERELGFKPQHTLPQTLPDIVRFLNSN; this comes from the coding sequence GTGAGCAAGGTCGTGTTGGTTACCGGAGCTACCGGATTCATCGGGACCCGGCTTTGCCAAGCTTTAAGAGCGCGAGGATTTATCGTCAAGACATTGAGCCGTGTAGCCGTTAACGCTCAAGCCGGGGAGTTTCAAATGGACTTGGCTAACGATGAATGCCCCGTCGGCTTGTTCGATGGTGTGGATACCGTTTTTCATCTCGCCGGCATAGCTCATGCCGTAGCAGAAAAACGAGAAGATGAAATTCTTTATCGGCAGGTCAATGCCGATGGCACCCGTAAATTATTGGAAGCCGCCAAGTTGGCCGGTGTTAAGCGGTTCGTGTTTTTCAGCAGTGTCAAGGCGGTGGGGGAATCGGGTTTACAACCGATGGACGAGTCCGTGGCAGCACCCGCCGATACGGGTTATGGCCAGTCGAAATTCGCCGCGGAACAGCTGGTGCTGCAGGGCGGTTATGTGCCGCAACCGGTGGTGATACGCCCGAGCATGGTTTATGGCAATACCGACAAAGGTAATTTGTCACGTATGATCATGGCTGTCCGGCGAGGTTTGTTTCCGCCGTTACCGGAATTCCATAACCGGCGCTCCATGGTGCATGTCGACGATTTGGTCAGGGCTGCCGTGCTTGCGGCCGAAAACGCCAAAGCTTCCGGACAAATTTATATCGTGACGGACGGACAAGCCTATTCGACCCGGCAAATCCACGACAGCATCAGAAGCGCGTTAGGCAAGCCGCCCATAGGCTGGACGGTGCCTTGTGGCTTGCTGACGGTGCTGGCGAAAACCGGTGATATCATCGGCCGAGTGATTGGGCGGCGATTTTTCTTCGACAGCGCGGCCTTGCGAAAATTGACGGGCTCGGCCTGGTATTCGTCTGCTAAAATCGAGCGCGAACTGGGCTTCAAACCTCAACATACTCTCCCACAAACCTTGCCGGACATTGTCCGCTTTCTGAATTCAAATTAG
- a CDS encoding MraY family glycosyltransferase encodes MLLLFIGVLLVAVVLTGLIRFYALSNQVLDIPNQRSSHTVPTPRGGGLAVVLAFTFAMLILFLKGLADDDVLSALSGALLVAGIGFMDDHGHVPARWRFLIHLLASGLAVGFLHGFPLLLLPAPVDVLMQRGMIDLGWFGYTLGVLLLVWFLNLFNFMDGIDGIAASESVFVSGALAGYLYYLDRFSFLVAICLVAASLGFLLWNWPKAKIFMGDVGSGFLGLMLGILILMAAKQAAVLLYCGLILFGIFIVDASYTLGFRFFSGQKWYDAHCSHAYQHAAKRYGHLRVLQASWALNLLWLLPISWLIFIQPRFALLGLIVAYLPLLYLAYRFEAGRQDRVA; translated from the coding sequence GTGTTATTGCTCTTCATCGGTGTTTTGCTCGTTGCTGTCGTGTTGACGGGACTGATTCGGTTTTACGCCCTGTCGAATCAAGTGTTGGATATTCCCAATCAGCGCAGTTCTCATACGGTGCCGACGCCGCGTGGCGGTGGCTTGGCCGTTGTGCTGGCTTTTACCTTTGCCATGCTGATTTTGTTCCTCAAGGGCTTGGCTGACGACGACGTCCTGAGCGCCCTGAGTGGGGCGTTGTTGGTGGCCGGGATTGGGTTCATGGATGATCATGGCCATGTGCCGGCGCGTTGGCGATTTTTGATTCATTTATTAGCCTCGGGCTTGGCAGTAGGGTTTTTGCATGGTTTCCCGCTGCTGCTATTACCGGCACCGGTGGATGTGCTAATGCAGCGAGGGATGATCGATCTGGGCTGGTTTGGCTATACGCTCGGTGTCTTGCTGTTGGTCTGGTTTTTGAATCTGTTCAATTTCATGGACGGTATCGATGGCATTGCCGCGTCGGAGTCCGTATTCGTGTCGGGGGCTTTGGCGGGTTATTTGTATTATCTGGACCGGTTTTCGTTTTTAGTCGCAATCTGCCTGGTCGCGGCTTCGCTGGGTTTTTTGTTGTGGAATTGGCCCAAGGCCAAGATTTTCATGGGCGATGTCGGCAGCGGTTTTTTGGGGCTGATGTTGGGGATTTTAATCCTGATGGCCGCAAAACAGGCGGCGGTATTGTTATATTGCGGCCTGATACTGTTCGGGATTTTTATCGTCGATGCCAGTTATACCCTGGGGTTTCGTTTTTTCAGCGGCCAAAAATGGTATGACGCCCATTGTTCCCATGCTTACCAGCATGCCGCCAAACGATATGGGCATTTGCGCGTACTGCAGGCAAGTTGGGCGCTTAATCTGCTGTGGTTGTTGCCGATTTCATGGCTGATATTTATACAGCCTCGTTTCGCTTTGCTGGGTTTGATAGTGGCCTATTTGCCGTTGCTATATCTGGCCTATCGCTTTGAAGCAGGCCGACAGGATAGGGTGGCTTGA
- the purH gene encoding bifunctional phosphoribosylaminoimidazolecarboxamide formyltransferase/IMP cyclohydrolase gives MNTHLGTNTKVTRALISVSDKTGVLEFCRSLHSLGIELLSTGGTAKLLADNDVPVTEVSDYTGFPEMMDGRVKTLHPKVHGGILGRRGIDDAVMAENGIKPIDMVVVNLYPFEQTVAKPDCDLETAIENIDIGGPSMIRGAAKNHNDVAIVVDPADYEQILAELKANTGFLSHATRFKLALKSFEHTARYDTMIAAYLGKVVDAGHFPETLNLQFHRLQSMRYGENPHQNAAFYGEKNPPAGSIASAKQLQGKELSYNNIADADAALECVKSFDEQPACVIVKHANPCGVAVAETIFEAYNLAYATDPTSAFGGIIAFNRELDEKTATEIAGRQFVEVVIAPKVSASAKAAFAKKQNVRILETGFWTNGNVAALDFKRVGGGLLVQDKDTGNISANDLKVVSKRSPTEQELADLLFVWKVAKFVKSNAIVYGKNGQTIGIGAGQMSRVYSAKIAGIKAADEGLVVPGSVMASDAFFPFRDGIDAAAAAGITAVIHPGGSMRDQEVIDAADEHNIAMVLTGMRHFRH, from the coding sequence ATGAATACCCACTTGGGCACCAATACAAAAGTCACCCGCGCGCTGATCAGCGTGTCCGATAAAACCGGCGTTCTGGAATTTTGCCGCTCGCTGCACAGCCTGGGCATAGAACTGCTGTCGACGGGCGGCACCGCTAAACTGCTGGCCGACAACGATGTACCCGTCACAGAAGTCTCGGATTACACCGGCTTTCCGGAAATGATGGACGGTCGGGTCAAGACCCTGCATCCCAAGGTGCACGGCGGCATTCTCGGCCGGCGCGGCATCGATGACGCGGTGATGGCGGAAAACGGCATCAAGCCTATCGACATGGTGGTCGTGAATCTTTACCCTTTCGAGCAAACCGTGGCCAAGCCCGATTGCGACCTGGAAACCGCGATCGAAAACATCGACATCGGCGGCCCCAGCATGATCCGCGGCGCGGCCAAGAATCACAACGATGTCGCCATCGTCGTCGATCCTGCCGATTATGAACAAATCCTGGCAGAACTGAAAGCCAACACCGGTTTCTTGAGCCACGCAACCCGCTTCAAACTGGCGCTGAAAAGCTTCGAGCATACCGCCCGTTACGATACGATGATCGCCGCGTATTTGGGCAAGGTCGTCGATGCCGGCCACTTCCCGGAAACCCTGAACCTGCAATTTCACCGTCTGCAAAGCATGCGTTACGGCGAAAATCCGCACCAGAACGCGGCCTTCTATGGCGAAAAAAATCCGCCGGCGGGCAGCATCGCCAGCGCCAAGCAGTTGCAAGGCAAGGAACTGTCCTACAACAACATTGCCGATGCCGACGCGGCGCTGGAATGCGTGAAAAGCTTCGACGAACAGCCGGCCTGCGTCATCGTCAAACACGCCAACCCTTGCGGCGTCGCGGTCGCCGAGACAATTTTCGAGGCCTATAACCTGGCCTACGCCACCGATCCAACCTCTGCCTTCGGCGGCATCATCGCCTTCAACCGCGAACTGGACGAAAAAACCGCCACTGAAATCGCCGGCCGCCAATTCGTCGAAGTCGTCATCGCGCCCAAAGTCTCCGCAAGTGCAAAAGCCGCGTTCGCGAAAAAACAAAACGTCCGTATCCTGGAAACCGGTTTCTGGACGAACGGCAACGTAGCGGCGCTGGACTTCAAACGCGTTGGCGGAGGTTTGCTAGTGCAGGATAAAGATACCGGCAATATCAGCGCAAATGATCTGAAAGTCGTCAGTAAGCGCTCGCCGACCGAACAAGAGTTAGCCGATCTGTTGTTCGTCTGGAAAGTGGCGAAATTCGTCAAATCCAACGCCATAGTCTACGGCAAGAACGGCCAGACCATAGGCATAGGCGCCGGCCAGATGAGCCGGGTTTATTCCGCCAAAATAGCTGGCATCAAGGCTGCCGACGAAGGCTTGGTCGTGCCCGGTTCGGTGATGGCGTCCGACGCCTTCTTTCCGTTCCGCGACGGCATCGATGCGGCGGCAGCCGCCGGCATCACCGCGGTGATCCATCCCGGCGGCTCTATGCGCGATCAGGAAGTCATCGACGCCGCCGACGAGCACAACATCGCGATGGTGTTGACCGGCATGCGTCACTTCAGACACTAA
- a CDS encoding HP0495 family protein, translating into MSETESLLEFPCQFAIKAMGKSRDDFDAIVVEIVRRHVADIREGAVTSRPSKAGTYTSVTVMIEATSREQLDAIYQGLTDHPDVLMAL; encoded by the coding sequence ATGAGCGAAACAGAAAGCCTTTTAGAATTTCCCTGTCAATTCGCGATCAAGGCGATGGGGAAGAGTCGGGATGATTTCGACGCGATCGTGGTTGAAATCGTGCGTCGGCATGTCGCCGATATTCGCGAGGGTGCCGTGACCAGTCGGCCGAGCAAGGCGGGCACCTATACCTCGGTTACGGTCATGATAGAAGCCACCAGCCGCGAGCAGCTCGATGCGATCTATCAGGGCCTGACCGATCATCCCGACGTATTGATGGCGTTGTAA
- a CDS encoding helix-turn-helix domain-containing protein, which produces MEAESIKLSHNNNHTLSEHVRQSVEDYFVQLNGHDSSGLYQLVLTEVEKPLLETALKHSDFNQSKAAKILGMSRSTLRKKLEQYGIG; this is translated from the coding sequence ATGGAAGCAGAATCAATCAAGCTAAGTCACAACAACAATCACACGCTATCGGAGCATGTGCGCCAATCGGTCGAGGACTATTTCGTCCAACTCAACGGCCACGATTCGTCAGGCTTGTATCAGTTGGTTTTGACCGAAGTCGAAAAACCGCTATTGGAAACCGCGCTAAAACATTCCGATTTCAATCAAAGCAAAGCCGCCAAAATCCTGGGCATGAGCCGTAGCACCTTGCGCAAAAAGCTAGAACAGTACGGCATCGGTTAA
- a CDS encoding D-alanyl-D-alanine carboxypeptidase family protein, giving the protein MKLSFRLTFSLLAGLLLLLTMQTLQAAGPIFTPAAPSIAGNSYFLMDFDSGRVLAEKEPDKRVAPASLTKIMTAYVVFRELKAGHLALDEKVTISQNAWETGGSKMFVEVNKQVPVEELLQGMIIQSGNDASVALAEHVAGSEQTFATMMNEQASRLGMVNSNFENATGLPMPNHYSSARDLALLAQALIREFPEYYRWDSQKEFTYNNITQKNRNQLLWRDASVDGVKTGYTEDAGYCMVASAKRDDMRLISVVMGTASPNARANESQSLLNYGFRFFETHKLYEAGKPLAEARVRKGETSKLAVGVAEDVYVTAPRKHFNELKAETQVDKAVLAPINKGDTVGSLNVTLAGESILTKPLVAMDAVAEGGFFRRLYDAVLVMLDR; this is encoded by the coding sequence ATGAAGTTATCTTTCCGTTTGACATTCAGTCTTTTGGCTGGATTGTTGCTGCTATTGACCATGCAGACTCTGCAAGCTGCCGGTCCAATTTTTACCCCGGCCGCGCCGAGCATTGCCGGTAATAGTTACTTTCTGATGGATTTTGACAGCGGGCGCGTACTCGCCGAAAAGGAACCCGATAAACGGGTTGCGCCGGCCAGTTTGACCAAGATCATGACGGCTTATGTCGTCTTTCGCGAACTGAAGGCAGGACATCTGGCCTTGGATGAAAAGGTTACGATCAGCCAAAATGCCTGGGAAACCGGCGGTTCCAAGATGTTTGTCGAAGTGAACAAACAGGTGCCCGTCGAGGAATTGCTGCAAGGCATGATCATTCAGTCCGGCAACGATGCCAGCGTGGCTTTGGCCGAGCATGTCGCCGGCAGCGAGCAGACTTTTGCGACGATGATGAATGAGCAAGCCTCGCGCTTGGGCATGGTCAACAGCAATTTCGAGAACGCTACCGGATTGCCGATGCCGAACCACTACAGCAGCGCACGGGATTTGGCGTTATTGGCCCAAGCCTTGATCAGGGAATTTCCGGAATATTACCGCTGGGATTCGCAAAAAGAGTTTACCTATAACAATATCACCCAGAAAAACCGCAACCAGTTATTGTGGCGGGATGCCTCGGTTGACGGCGTTAAAACCGGTTATACCGAAGACGCAGGTTATTGCATGGTGGCGTCGGCCAAGCGCGACGACATGCGCCTGATTTCGGTCGTGATGGGCACGGCAAGCCCGAATGCCCGCGCCAACGAAAGTCAGTCATTGTTGAATTACGGCTTCCGTTTCTTTGAAACCCATAAACTCTACGAAGCCGGCAAGCCGCTGGCCGAAGCCCGGGTTAGAAAGGGCGAAACCTCCAAATTGGCCGTTGGGGTCGCCGAGGATGTGTATGTCACCGCGCCGCGCAAACACTTCAATGAGTTGAAAGCCGAAACTCAAGTTGACAAGGCGGTTCTGGCTCCGATCAACAAAGGCGATACCGTTGGTTCCTTGAATGTCACGCTAGCCGGAGAGAGCATTTTGACCAAACCGCTGGTTGCGATGGATGCGGTGGCCGAAGGTGGTTTTTTTCGGCGCCTGTATGATGCCGTGCTGGTAATGCTGGATCGCTAG
- a CDS encoding polysaccharide biosynthesis protein, producing MAFKFRSRTSIFIHDLLMVPLAWFGAYWLRFNLDVIPDDYFYSGLLFLPVVIAIQVTAFSAFGLYRGVWRFSSMPDLVRIAQSVLTGIFFITGLLFLYNRLEGVPRSVLPLYVLILLAFLCVPRFVYRFWKERGFVERVGQRALIVGAGSAGEMLARDLLSNPDSGYIPVIFADDQPSKFRREIRGIRVAGRVEQLADLIEQWEIEVVLIAVPSATDSQMRRIVEICESCHVPFQTLPSVKELLSGSVTKANLRNVSIMDILGRDPVRLDWQRIRSSLNDKTIVVTGGGGSIGSELCKQLARLQPRKLIIFDQCEFNLYKIDADLTRLNSQLQHLAVLGDVADPLAVGQLIDQQRPDVIFHAAAYKHVPLLESQAREAVHNNLIGTKILAEAAIAGAVERFVLISTDKAVNPTNVMGATKRAAEILCQNLNRNGVTRFMTVRFGNVLDSAGSVVPLFREQIQAGGPVTVTHPDITRYFMTIPEACQLIMQAETVGEGGEIFVLDMGEPVKIVYLAEQMIRLSGKVPGKDIKIEFVGLRPGEKLYEELFHDEEKLIETGYSKLRLARARIYDNDQWFDTISQLTLACQSTDQQHVLQLLKNLVPEFKSDTSIS from the coding sequence ATGGCATTCAAGTTTCGTTCCCGCACCTCCATATTCATCCATGATTTGTTGATGGTGCCGTTGGCCTGGTTTGGTGCCTACTGGTTACGCTTTAACCTGGATGTGATCCCCGATGACTATTTTTACTCGGGCTTGCTGTTTTTACCTGTGGTGATCGCGATTCAGGTAACGGCATTTTCGGCGTTTGGCTTGTATCGGGGGGTTTGGCGTTTTTCATCGATGCCTGATTTGGTGCGTATTGCCCAGTCCGTGCTCACCGGCATATTTTTTATCACGGGTTTGCTGTTTCTGTATAACCGCCTGGAAGGTGTGCCGCGCTCGGTGTTGCCATTGTATGTGCTGATTTTGCTGGCGTTTTTGTGTGTGCCGCGGTTTGTCTATCGCTTCTGGAAGGAGCGCGGATTTGTCGAACGGGTAGGACAGCGGGCATTGATAGTAGGCGCGGGTTCCGCGGGCGAGATGCTGGCACGGGATTTATTGTCGAATCCGGACAGCGGCTATATCCCGGTGATTTTTGCGGACGATCAACCAAGCAAATTCCGGCGAGAGATACGCGGCATTCGGGTAGCCGGCCGGGTCGAGCAATTAGCGGATTTGATCGAACAATGGGAAATCGAGGTCGTGCTGATCGCGGTACCGTCGGCAACCGACAGCCAAATGCGCCGTATCGTGGAAATCTGTGAAAGCTGCCACGTGCCGTTTCAGACCCTGCCTTCCGTCAAGGAATTGCTGAGCGGCTCGGTGACCAAGGCCAACCTGAGAAACGTATCCATCATGGATATTCTGGGGCGCGATCCAGTGCGGCTGGATTGGCAGCGGATCAGGTCCAGTTTGAACGACAAAACCATTGTGGTGACGGGCGGCGGCGGTTCGATAGGTTCCGAGCTTTGCAAGCAATTGGCCCGCTTGCAGCCGAGAAAACTGATCATTTTCGATCAATGCGAATTCAATTTGTATAAGATCGACGCCGATCTTACGCGATTGAATAGTCAGTTGCAGCATCTGGCGGTACTGGGCGATGTGGCCGATCCACTGGCGGTCGGACAATTGATCGACCAGCAAAGACCCGATGTCATCTTTCATGCGGCCGCCTATAAACACGTGCCATTGCTGGAGAGCCAGGCGCGCGAAGCGGTGCATAATAATCTGATAGGCACCAAAATTCTGGCGGAAGCAGCCATAGCGGGTGCAGTAGAGCGATTTGTATTGATCTCCACCGATAAGGCAGTCAATCCAACCAATGTGATGGGGGCTACCAAACGGGCCGCCGAAATTCTCTGTCAAAATTTGAATCGCAATGGTGTGACTCGTTTCATGACCGTGCGCTTCGGCAATGTGTTGGATTCGGCCGGTAGCGTCGTGCCCCTGTTTAGAGAGCAAATACAGGCAGGTGGCCCCGTTACCGTTACCCATCCCGATATTACCCGTTATTTCATGACCATCCCGGAAGCTTGCCAACTGATCATGCAAGCAGAAACCGTAGGCGAGGGCGGCGAGATCTTTGTGTTGGATATGGGAGAACCCGTCAAGATCGTTTATTTGGCCGAACAGATGATACGCTTGAGCGGCAAGGTGCCGGGCAAGGATATCAAGATCGAATTTGTCGGCTTGCGTCCCGGGGAAAAACTATACGAAGAGTTGTTTCATGATGAAGAAAAGCTCATCGAAACCGGCTACAGTAAATTACGCCTGGCAAGAGCCAGAATCTACGATAACGACCAATGGTTTGACACCATCAGTCAACTCACTTTGGCCTGTCAAAGCACGGATCAGCAGCATGTTTTGCAACTGCTGAAAAATTTGGTGCCTGAATTTAAATCGGATACGAGCATTTCCTGA
- a CDS encoding aminotransferase class IV encodes MADQVYLNGEYLPLADAKVSVLDRGFLFGDGVYEVIPVYRGRLFRFDDHITRLNASLRAIRLDVNKTVAEWRAIFSPMLDSSKDQYIYLQITRGYAPKRDHGFPEQVLPTVFAMCSEMKPFAGRATGVKALTLEDTRWRMCNVKAITLLANLLLRQEALDQDCAEAILVRNGYVTEGAASNLFAVIDDELITPPKSNEILPGITRDVILELAEANQIRCREEVIAVEALQDASEIWVTSSTREIVPVTELDGMMVGSGKPGQVYRKMDQLFQAYKQSSA; translated from the coding sequence GTGGCTGATCAGGTTTATTTGAACGGCGAGTACCTGCCGTTGGCCGATGCGAAAGTGTCGGTCCTGGATCGCGGTTTTTTATTCGGTGACGGTGTTTACGAAGTCATCCCGGTTTATCGCGGCCGCTTGTTTCGATTTGATGACCACATCACCCGTCTGAACGCCAGCCTGCGAGCGATTCGGCTGGATGTGAACAAAACGGTTGCCGAGTGGCGGGCGATTTTCTCGCCGATGCTGGATAGCAGCAAGGACCAATACATTTACCTGCAAATTACTCGAGGTTATGCGCCTAAACGCGATCATGGCTTTCCCGAGCAGGTTTTGCCCACGGTGTTTGCAATGTGTTCGGAAATGAAACCGTTTGCAGGGCGAGCTACCGGTGTCAAGGCCCTTACCCTGGAAGACACGCGCTGGCGGATGTGTAACGTCAAGGCCATTACGCTGCTGGCCAATCTGTTGTTGCGGCAGGAAGCTCTGGATCAGGATTGTGCCGAAGCGATTTTGGTCAGAAACGGCTATGTCACGGAAGGGGCCGCCAGTAACCTGTTTGCGGTGATTGATGACGAGTTGATCACGCCGCCAAAAAGCAACGAAATCTTACCGGGCATCACCCGGGATGTAATACTGGAATTGGCCGAGGCCAATCAAATCCGTTGCCGGGAAGAGGTGATTGCCGTAGAGGCCCTGCAAGACGCCAGCGAGATCTGGGTGACGAGTTCCACTCGCGAAATCGTGCCCGTGACCGAATTGGACGGCATGATGGTTGGCAGCGGCAAGCCTGGCCAGGTTTATCGGAAAATGGATCAACTATTTCAAGCTTACAAGCAATCGTCAGCATGA